Proteins co-encoded in one Spirosoma endbachense genomic window:
- a CDS encoding class I SAM-dependent methyltransferase, protein MPDIHLITPAPWTDYELIDSGDFQKLERFGDFVLARPEPQAIWDKSLSDRNWEEQAHAIFRRDRQSPERGDWQTTPDMRDPWFVSFRQGGLNLKFKLALTTFKHVGLFPEQSDNWVYIHDTIKKLSTGVSRPKVLNLFAYTGGASLAARQAGADVTHVDAVKPVISWARENMDHSELDNIRWVVEDAVKFVRREVRRGNHYNGIILDPPAYGRGPDGEKWVLEEHLNELLKSCADLLDRNDFFFIINLYSLGFSSILLDNLMRQVFGMVPNSEWGELVVEDNYHKRLPLGVFYRFASV, encoded by the coding sequence ATGCCCGACATTCACCTCATTACCCCCGCTCCCTGGACTGACTATGAACTAATCGACTCGGGCGATTTTCAGAAACTCGAACGCTTCGGGGATTTTGTGCTGGCACGCCCTGAACCACAGGCTATCTGGGATAAATCATTGTCTGATCGCAATTGGGAAGAGCAGGCTCATGCTATTTTTCGACGAGACAGGCAGTCGCCCGAGCGGGGCGACTGGCAAACAACTCCCGATATGCGCGATCCCTGGTTCGTTTCATTCCGACAGGGAGGGCTGAATCTGAAATTCAAGCTTGCCTTAACGACCTTCAAACACGTTGGCCTGTTTCCAGAGCAATCCGATAACTGGGTCTATATCCACGATACGATTAAAAAACTGTCGACGGGCGTATCCCGCCCCAAAGTACTGAACCTGTTTGCCTATACCGGGGGGGCTTCTCTGGCTGCCCGGCAGGCCGGAGCCGACGTTACCCATGTCGATGCCGTAAAACCGGTAATCAGCTGGGCGCGCGAAAACATGGATCATAGCGAGCTTGACAACATACGATGGGTCGTTGAGGATGCGGTTAAATTTGTTCGTAGAGAGGTCCGTCGGGGCAATCACTACAATGGCATTATTCTGGACCCACCGGCCTATGGTCGCGGACCCGATGGTGAAAAATGGGTACTTGAAGAGCACCTCAATGAGTTGCTTAAATCCTGTGCCGATCTGCTCGACCGCAACGACTTCTTTTTCATTATCAACCTCTACTCGCTGGGCTTCTCGTCGATTCTGCTGGATAACCTCATGCGGCAGGTATTCGGAATGGTACCCAATTCAGAATGGGGAGAGTTAGTTGTCGAGGATAATTATCATAAACGTCTGCCGTTGGGGGTTTTCTATCGGTTTGCATCCGTTTGA
- a CDS encoding alpha/beta hydrolase: MAAHLPAFSPESPTVTVRHDDSLISVPLRRAIHLDIILPPDYSQRTIPYPVLYLNDGQDLPRLQMTRVLDSLYQTQAIQSFVLVAIHAGDRIQEYGTAARADYMNRGSKAGLYTDFVLTELLPYVKKHYNVSNEPTNSVFAGFSLGGLSAFDIVFHHPEHFSRSGVFSGSFWWRSKSTEDGYRDETDRIMHDLVRKGSHHRQLKFWFETGTDDETSDRNNNGIIDSIEDTTDLIGELVRKGYSRAEDIRYVEIAGGKHDQETWSQIMPDFLLWAFGQ; the protein is encoded by the coding sequence ATGGCTGCCCATTTACCGGCCTTCTCTCCGGAGTCACCCACCGTAACGGTTCGGCACGATGATTCATTAATTTCTGTTCCGCTTCGTCGAGCTATTCATCTCGACATTATTCTGCCTCCTGATTATTCGCAACGAACGATACCTTATCCGGTTCTGTACCTGAACGATGGCCAGGATCTTCCCCGATTGCAAATGACACGCGTCCTGGATTCTCTCTACCAAACGCAGGCGATCCAGTCGTTTGTCCTCGTAGCTATTCATGCCGGTGATCGGATTCAGGAGTATGGCACCGCAGCCCGTGCCGATTACATGAATCGGGGTAGCAAAGCCGGTCTGTACACGGATTTTGTGCTGACAGAACTGCTTCCGTACGTTAAAAAACACTATAACGTTAGTAATGAACCGACGAACAGCGTCTTTGCCGGTTTTTCACTGGGCGGTCTCTCTGCGTTTGATATCGTTTTTCATCATCCGGAACACTTCAGCCGATCGGGGGTATTTTCGGGATCATTCTGGTGGCGGAGTAAAAGCACGGAAGACGGCTACCGCGACGAAACCGACCGGATCATGCACGATCTGGTCCGCAAAGGTTCGCATCACCGGCAGCTGAAATTCTGGTTTGAAACCGGAACCGACGATGAAACCAGCGACCGTAACAACAACGGCATCATTGATTCCATCGAAGATACGACGGATTTGATCGGTGAGCTGGTCAGAAAAGGCTATAGCCGTGCGGAGGATATTCGCTACGTGGAGATTGCAGGCGGCAAACATGATCAGGAGACCTGGAGCCAGATTATGCCGGATTTCCTGCTATGGGCGTTTGGACAGTAG
- a CDS encoding RNA polymerase sigma factor has protein sequence MKHLLKDEELIQMHLNTHQNDYFETLYKRYVTKVYRRCLSLTKDSAKAEDYTHDIFLRVHGNLTKFQEKSAFSTWLYSISYNYCMDQIRQSNRNSTVALDEDQDYIWTDSTDQDNKEFQLQQLDKAMGAISAEELLMLRMKYEDNLDIKEIAEQLNLKNSAVKMRLKRTRDKIRRMYGDDPF, from the coding sequence ATGAAGCATTTATTAAAAGATGAGGAGTTAATACAAATGCATTTGAACACTCATCAAAATGACTACTTTGAAACTTTATATAAGCGCTATGTGACCAAAGTGTATCGGCGTTGTTTATCACTAACGAAAGATTCAGCCAAGGCAGAAGATTATACGCACGATATTTTCCTGCGTGTGCACGGAAACCTTACTAAATTTCAGGAAAAGTCGGCTTTTTCAACCTGGTTGTATTCCATTTCGTACAACTATTGCATGGACCAGATCCGCCAGTCCAATCGAAATTCAACGGTCGCTTTAGACGAGGATCAGGATTATATCTGGACCGATTCGACAGATCAGGATAACAAAGAATTTCAGTTGCAGCAGTTGGACAAAGCAATGGGAGCCATTTCGGCAGAAGAATTACTCATGTTGCGAATGAAGTATGAAGATAATCTTGATATTAAGGAAATTGCCGAACAACTGAATCTGAAGAACAGCGCAGTCAAAATGCGTCTGAAACGCACCCGCGATAAGATTCGTCGTATGTACGGAGACGATCCATTTTAA
- a CDS encoding EVE domain-containing protein, translating to MNYWLVKSEPDTYGWHHFTKQGRAVWDGVRNYQARNNLRLMQLGDQVLFYHSILNPGVVGLATVVRESYPDPTFPDGSALAPWVVVELEPVMALAKPVSLAQIKAEPMLAAIGLIKQSRLSVMPIRPDEFELILKMGMTSEDGSV from the coding sequence TTGAATTACTGGCTTGTTAAATCCGAACCCGATACGTACGGGTGGCATCATTTCACGAAACAGGGCCGTGCTGTATGGGACGGTGTTCGTAACTATCAGGCTCGCAATAACCTGAGGCTGATGCAACTGGGCGATCAGGTACTGTTCTACCATAGTATACTGAATCCTGGAGTCGTTGGTCTGGCTACGGTCGTGCGGGAAAGCTACCCCGACCCAACCTTCCCCGATGGGTCGGCTCTGGCACCCTGGGTCGTGGTCGAACTCGAACCGGTCATGGCATTGGCGAAACCGGTTTCACTGGCTCAGATCAAAGCCGAACCGATGCTCGCAGCGATTGGCCTCATAAAACAGTCGCGTTTATCGGTCATGCCAATCAGGCCGGATGAGTTTGAACTAATCTTGAAAATGGGAATGACGAGTGAAGACGGAAGCGTGTAA
- a CDS encoding esterase family protein has translation MQQDYRKWYSHHLGRDMEMLVYGNWGYPILLFPTSMGHYYEYKDFGLTEKARWFVETGKVKLYCIDSIDRDSWYAKHLHPGTRIWNHVLYDRFLHEELVPGIQRECNVKKIGVSGASFGGYHALNFAFRHPEQVGHLLTMGAAFDIRSFLGGYYNENVYFNNPPDFLPNAQNSEFYHMNIVLGTSEYDFCKDDNYKMSGILHRKGIHHKLDVTPWGNHDWPVWKDQFPRYLSMI, from the coding sequence GTGCAGCAGGATTATCGAAAATGGTACTCACATCACCTCGGTCGCGATATGGAGATGCTGGTTTATGGCAACTGGGGTTACCCAATATTGCTGTTTCCAACCTCTATGGGCCACTATTATGAGTATAAAGACTTCGGTCTGACGGAGAAGGCTCGCTGGTTTGTAGAGACGGGTAAAGTTAAATTATATTGTATCGACAGCATCGACCGCGACAGTTGGTATGCCAAGCACCTGCACCCCGGCACACGCATCTGGAACCATGTTCTGTATGATCGCTTTCTGCATGAGGAATTAGTACCGGGAATCCAGCGTGAATGCAATGTTAAAAAAATAGGCGTATCGGGTGCCTCATTTGGTGGCTACCACGCCCTGAATTTTGCGTTTCGCCATCCCGAACAGGTCGGTCATTTGCTCACCATGGGCGCGGCATTCGATATCCGGTCATTTCTGGGTGGTTACTACAACGAGAACGTTTATTTCAACAATCCTCCCGATTTTCTGCCAAACGCTCAGAATAGCGAATTTTACCACATGAATATCGTACTCGGAACATCGGAGTATGATTTCTGTAAAGATGACAATTATAAAATGTCGGGCATTCTGCACCGCAAGGGCATTCACCACAAGCTCGATGTAACACCCTGGGGCAACCACGACTGGCCAGTCTGGAAAGACCAGTTTCCCCGGTATCTGAGTATGATTTAA
- a CDS encoding DinB family protein, whose product MIPNDELIRIIDLLNTTYESEEAWHGPSVVEALRGVTPEMSGRRISPNTHSIAELVFHMTSWRIFCVKKMQGDATFDITTPEKNFGALPDKIDDFEWEALEMELSLSQEELINELDKRDDDEFLEDIVPGRDYTYYDMLHGIVNHDLYHTGQIMILKKALTFKGAGSQFADDDEDEYGSPYGSSQEHDDYY is encoded by the coding sequence ATGATTCCCAACGACGAACTCATTCGAATCATTGACCTCCTTAATACAACGTATGAAAGCGAGGAAGCCTGGCACGGCCCTTCGGTAGTTGAAGCCCTTCGGGGCGTTACCCCTGAAATGTCTGGTCGACGGATCTCACCCAATACGCACTCCATTGCCGAACTGGTCTTTCACATGACGAGCTGGCGGATTTTTTGCGTCAAAAAGATGCAGGGCGATGCAACATTCGATATTACAACTCCCGAAAAAAACTTTGGCGCCCTGCCCGATAAAATTGATGATTTCGAATGGGAAGCCCTCGAAATGGAATTGAGTTTAAGTCAGGAAGAACTGATCAACGAGCTGGATAAGCGGGACGATGATGAATTCCTGGAGGATATCGTGCCGGGTCGCGATTATACCTATTATGATATGCTGCATGGAATCGTTAACCACGATTTGTATCATACCGGTCAGATCATGATACTCAAGAAAGCGCTAACGTTCAAGGGAGCAGGTTCACAATTTGCCGATGATGATGAGGATGAATATGGATCGCCTTATGGTAGCAGTCAGGAGCATGATGATTACTATTGA
- a CDS encoding capsule assembly Wzi family protein has product MRLLLPCLLLVSSCFSQTLKPLRYQTEVGSYLSSSGQNPFWLRTNQYGIVPIDHSTLTLRHAMHVDYHDAPKSKRDSLQAINRRVDWGWRAEAVLNAGYDVRLLIPEAYAKVRLGSVEIWGGRRREVIGLVDTTLTSGSYSMSGNALPMLKFQVSVPEYTPQNGLFAVKGFYAHGWFEVDRFVKNTRLHQKAIYMRLGRPHWRLKLYGGMNHQVMWGGTTTQLPNTRIKNNLLPSTFRDYIDVVSASSLGNRTNVDTNRISQFDRENRIGNHLGTVDLGFEYVAHSYSIFAYRQSIYEDGSLFHLTNLRDGLNGVRIRNLRPLNPRGLQIESVLFEYLYTENQGGSLFIDNSEQQRGRDNYFNHSQYQDGWSRYGMTLGTPFITPSDNSRSDLPRYGFTNNNRVAVMHVGLSGHVHSIFHFQAKASFSENLGTYEVPFPEPVRQFSGVLTMSTVLPVLNGITLNTAIATDMGKLYPNSVGYYVGIRKDGQSRKKVN; this is encoded by the coding sequence ATGCGTTTACTTTTACCCTGTCTGCTCCTGGTATCCAGTTGCTTTAGTCAAACCCTGAAACCCCTACGCTATCAAACGGAGGTTGGTAGTTATTTATCGTCATCGGGTCAGAATCCGTTCTGGCTCAGGACGAATCAATACGGCATCGTTCCAATTGATCATTCCACGCTGACCTTACGACACGCGATGCATGTTGATTATCACGATGCGCCAAAAAGCAAACGCGATAGTTTACAGGCCATTAACCGTCGGGTGGACTGGGGATGGCGGGCAGAAGCCGTTCTGAACGCTGGCTATGATGTACGATTACTTATTCCGGAAGCCTACGCGAAGGTAAGGCTGGGGTCCGTTGAAATCTGGGGGGGGCGTCGACGCGAAGTTATTGGCCTGGTCGACACGACCCTTACTTCCGGGTCCTATAGTATGTCGGGCAATGCGCTACCCATGCTTAAGTTTCAGGTATCGGTTCCGGAGTACACACCCCAAAATGGGCTTTTTGCCGTAAAAGGATTTTACGCCCACGGCTGGTTTGAAGTCGATCGGTTTGTTAAAAATACCCGTCTGCATCAAAAGGCAATTTATATGCGGTTGGGCAGACCCCATTGGCGACTGAAATTATATGGCGGAATGAATCACCAGGTCATGTGGGGGGGCACGACAACGCAGTTACCCAATACGCGCATTAAAAATAACCTCCTGCCCTCCACCTTCCGCGACTATATCGACGTGGTTTCCGCCAGTTCGCTCGGCAATCGTACCAATGTCGATACCAATCGAATTAGTCAGTTCGACCGGGAGAATCGAATTGGCAACCACCTCGGCACGGTTGATCTGGGCTTTGAGTATGTTGCCCACTCCTATTCGATCTTTGCATACCGTCAGAGTATTTACGAAGATGGCTCCCTGTTTCACCTCACGAACCTGCGCGATGGCTTGAATGGGGTCCGCATTCGTAATCTGAGGCCACTAAATCCTCGTGGGCTACAGATCGAATCGGTTCTTTTCGAGTACCTCTATACGGAGAATCAGGGAGGTTCTCTTTTTATAGACAATAGTGAACAACAACGGGGCCGCGACAATTACTTTAATCACTCCCAGTATCAGGACGGCTGGTCGCGCTATGGAATGACACTCGGAACGCCTTTTATTACGCCATCCGATAACAGCCGCAGCGATCTGCCCCGCTATGGATTCACCAACAACAACCGGGTGGCTGTCATGCACGTTGGCCTTTCGGGGCATGTGCATAGCATTTTCCATTTTCAGGCCAAAGCCTCTTTCAGTGAGAATCTGGGCACCTATGAAGTCCCGTTTCCAGAGCCAGTTCGGCAGTTTTCCGGCGTTCTAACCATGTCAACAGTACTTCCTGTTCTTAATGGAATAACCCTGAATACGGCTATCGCAACCGATATGGGCAAGCTATACCCGAACAGTGTCGGCTATTATGTGGGTATCCGCAAGGATGGACAAAGTAGAAAAAAAGTAAACTAG
- a CDS encoding tetratricopeptide repeat protein, translating into MRQYLLIVPLIATLLACGSDDRQTARIPDFPKPGDSSRTEGALRALTRAINQSSPASAYAKRAVILLAMGRINLALSDIDEAISRNDNAGSYYLTRAQILRALQQPEKALVNAQRAEILGIDTPELYTLMGDLFQQQNQFPRAQLYVTKALQMAPYDGEAYYFKGLMTARLGDTTQALALYHQSLRLKPRYLDTYNQLASVYRVQGDRNSALAYNSQALRYFPNNPKLYYGRGLIYHMAGELDSAMTCYQQTLKVQPNYYQAYFQIGLINQKYRNYYVALANYERVQQLRPQFPRIDTYLGYCHEQMGQYDLAIAAYTKATRLNAADQQAAAGLWRSQRRQYSQNSYNSLFLPNTPDEALTPTQNRATLDTTRVRVSTIQPKSQVPAGSGDSLRRTIKPIGQN; encoded by the coding sequence ATGCGTCAGTATTTGCTCATAGTCCCCCTTATTGCTACACTCCTTGCCTGTGGCAGCGATGATCGGCAAACTGCCAGGATACCGGATTTCCCGAAACCCGGCGACAGTAGCCGGACGGAGGGGGCGCTGCGTGCACTGACGCGAGCCATCAATCAATCGTCTCCGGCATCGGCCTATGCCAAACGGGCTGTTATTCTGCTGGCAATGGGTCGAATCAATCTGGCCCTGAGTGATATCGATGAAGCCATCAGCCGAAACGACAATGCCGGTTCGTATTACCTGACACGCGCCCAGATTTTACGGGCGCTGCAGCAACCTGAGAAGGCGCTCGTTAATGCACAACGTGCTGAAATTCTGGGTATTGATACCCCCGAACTATATACGCTGATGGGCGATCTCTTTCAGCAACAGAATCAGTTTCCCAGAGCACAGCTTTACGTAACAAAAGCCCTGCAAATGGCTCCCTACGATGGTGAAGCCTATTATTTTAAAGGGCTGATGACGGCCCGCCTGGGTGATACGACCCAGGCATTGGCCTTATACCACCAATCGCTTCGTTTAAAGCCACGCTATCTTGATACGTATAACCAGCTGGCGTCAGTATATCGGGTGCAGGGCGATCGTAATTCAGCGTTGGCTTATAATAGTCAGGCGCTTCGCTATTTCCCCAACAACCCCAAATTATACTACGGGCGGGGCTTGATCTATCACATGGCGGGTGAACTTGATAGCGCCATGACCTGTTATCAACAGACACTGAAGGTGCAGCCGAACTACTATCAGGCGTATTTTCAAATCGGATTGATTAACCAGAAATACCGGAATTATTACGTTGCATTAGCCAATTACGAGCGAGTTCAGCAGCTTCGGCCGCAGTTCCCGCGCATCGATACGTACCTGGGCTATTGTCATGAGCAGATGGGTCAGTATGATTTAGCGATTGCCGCCTATACGAAAGCAACCAGGCTAAATGCAGCCGATCAGCAGGCAGCCGCCGGTTTATGGCGATCACAACGGCGACAATATTCGCAAAACTCATATAACTCGTTATTTTTGCCGAATACGCCGGATGAAGCACTGACACCGACGCAGAATCGTGCCACACTCGACACAACCCGTGTCCGTGTATCGACCATTCAGCCAAAGTCGCAGGTTCCGGCTGGCTCCGGTGATTCGCTCCGGCGAACCATCAAGCCGATTGGACAGAATTAA
- a CDS encoding DinB family protein, translating into MSDPQPPGAIADALQRLRTHVIQIPANILGLSDEELTKKAPGKWSRKEILGHLIDSAVNNLKRFTDAQFTEEVYLIQGYNQDKLVIANHYQSLPLAHLIALWRSLNEQILYVAEGMSSETLTHSIRFGQPDKPESTVSWLINDYVAHLEHHLKTLL; encoded by the coding sequence ATGAGTGACCCCCAACCTCCGGGTGCTATTGCCGACGCCCTGCAACGGCTCCGTACCCACGTAATACAGATTCCAGCAAACATACTGGGCCTTTCAGACGAAGAGTTAACAAAAAAAGCGCCCGGCAAATGGTCGAGAAAGGAAATTCTGGGGCACCTGATCGATTCGGCGGTGAATAACCTGAAGCGGTTTACGGATGCACAATTTACCGAAGAAGTCTACCTCATTCAGGGGTATAATCAGGATAAGCTGGTGATTGCCAACCACTATCAATCGCTACCTCTGGCTCATTTGATCGCTCTCTGGCGAAGTTTGAACGAGCAGATTCTTTACGTAGCCGAAGGTATGTCGAGCGAGACGCTTACCCATTCGATTCGGTTCGGACAACCCGACAAGCCTGAATCAACGGTAAGCTGGCTTATAAATGATTATGTCGCTCACCTGGAGCATCATCTAAAAACGTTGCTATAA
- a CDS encoding glycoside hydrolase family 16 protein: MKLLIIIKALTLLAIVACKSPEVTSPPAARKLVWSDEFDKAGLPDSTKWSYEVGGNGWGNNELQYYTAKRLENARVENGKLIIEARKEAYQGKNYTSARLMTQGKTTWTYGRIEAMAKLPAGRGTWPAVWMLGKNISTAGWPKAGEIDIMEHVGFDEGVIHGTVHTEAYNHAKKTEKGKAIPIKGVATDFHLYAIEWTADRIDFFVDDQKYYTVQKSALGSTEAEWPFDKPFYLLLNVAVGGNWGGQKGVDESIWPQRMEVDYVRVYQ; this comes from the coding sequence ATGAAACTATTGATAATAATAAAAGCGCTGACCCTATTGGCAATAGTTGCCTGCAAAAGCCCTGAGGTGACCTCACCACCAGCGGCCCGTAAACTGGTCTGGTCGGATGAGTTCGATAAGGCGGGTCTGCCCGACTCGACCAAGTGGTCTTACGAAGTAGGGGGCAATGGGTGGGGTAATAACGAATTGCAATACTATACAGCCAAGCGGCTTGAGAACGCCCGGGTCGAAAACGGGAAACTCATTATTGAAGCCAGAAAAGAAGCGTACCAGGGCAAAAATTATACCTCGGCGCGGTTGATGACACAGGGTAAAACAACCTGGACCTATGGCCGGATTGAAGCTATGGCCAAACTACCCGCCGGCCGTGGAACCTGGCCTGCCGTCTGGATGCTCGGTAAGAATATATCAACAGCAGGCTGGCCGAAAGCTGGTGAAATTGACATTATGGAACACGTCGGTTTCGACGAGGGTGTCATTCATGGTACGGTTCATACGGAAGCGTATAACCACGCGAAGAAAACTGAAAAAGGGAAGGCCATCCCGATTAAGGGCGTAGCGACGGATTTTCACCTATACGCCATCGAATGGACAGCCGACCGAATCGACTTCTTCGTCGACGATCAGAAGTATTATACGGTTCAGAAATCTGCTTTAGGAAGTACGGAAGCCGAGTGGCCATTCGACAAACCGTTTTATCTACTTCTAAACGTTGCCGTAGGCGGCAATTGGGGCGGACAGAAAGGGGTTGACGAAAGCATCTGGCCGCAACGAATGGAGGTCGATTATGTACGGGTTTATCAATAA